The DNA region CGACTATGAGGAGACAGTCCGCGCCGGCGGCCGCGGCTTCGGAAAAGAACCGGTCTACTCCACGCCGGTAGACGATGTTGTAGTAGGTGAAGAGGACGAGGGGGAGATCGGGTGCATAATCGCGGAGCCTCCTGAGAAGGAGAAAGACGTCTACAGGTCTGGTCCCGGCCCGCAGAGCGCGGTGGTGCGCCCGCTCGATCACCGGGCCGTCGGCAACCGGGTCGGAGTAAGGTACAGCGATCTCAAGCATATCCGCTCCCGCGTCGATCATGGCCGTTGCCGCGCTGAACGATCTCTCCATATCAGGGTCACCGGCAACGGTAAACCCGATGAAGACCGGGCCGCCCCTGGCAAAGACCCTCTCGATCCGGCTCATTCCAGACCTCCGTGATGCTTCGCGACCTCGACGACATCCTTGTCGCCCCTCCCCGAGAGGTTGATTACCAGGATCCCGTCACGGTCAAGTTCATCCGCCGCGCGGAGGGCAAAGGCGACGGCGTGGGCCGACTCGAGCGCCGGGATGATGCCCTCCGTGCGGGAGAGGCAGCTGAGGGCCTGGAGCGCTTCGGTATCGGTGGCCATCTCATACCTGATCCGGCCGGAATCCTTCAGCATGGCGTGTTCCGGGCCGACGGCAGGATGGTCGAGCCCGGCGGCGATCGAGTGCGTCTCAAGGGTCTGGCCGTCGTCGTCCTGTAGCAGGTAGGAGAGAGAGCCCTGGAAGACCCCGACCGAACCCCGCGAGAGAGAAGCGCCGTGCCTGCAGGACTCCGGCCCCTCGCCGCCGGCCTCCACGCCCACGAGAGCCACGTCGGCATCACCCACAAACGGGTAGAATATACCGATTGCGTTCGATCCCCCGCCGACACAGGCAACTATCATGTCCGGGAGGCTTCCCTCCCGCTCAAGGATCTGCCGCCGCGTCTCCTCGCCGATGACCGACTGGAAGTCCCTGACGATCCGGGGGAATGGGTGCGGGCCGACACAGGAGCCGAGCAGATAGTGGGTGTCCCGGAGGTTTGCCACCCAGTCCCGCATCGCCGCGTTGATGGCGTCTTTGAGCGTCCGCGTCCCCGAGGTGACAGGGATGACCCTGGCGCCAAGGAGTTCCATCCGAAAGACGTTTAGCGCCTGGCGCCGGGTATCCACCTCCCCCATGTAGACCTCCACGGGAAGCCCAAGGACTGCCCCCGCGATCGCGGTCGCGACACCGTGCTGCCCGGCGCCGGTCTCGGCGATGAGCCGTCTCTTCCCCATGTACTTTGCCATCAGCCCCTGACCCAGGGTGTTGTTCAGTTTGTGCGCACCCCCATGGAGGAGGTCCTCCCGTTTCAGGTAGACCCGGCAACCCAGGTCACGGGAGAGGTTCTCGCAGAATGTGAGCGGTGTCTCCCGGCCGGCGTACTCGTGAAGATACCAGGAGAGCCGGCTGGAGAAATCCGGGTCATCCCGCACCCTGGTGTAGGTCTCCTCAAGTTCGATCAGCGCACTCATCAGCGTCTCGGGCACGTACTGCCCACCGTATATACCGTATCGTCCTGCTTTCATGGATCCATCATCCTGCATACCTTTACAAACGCACGCACAAGCCGCCCGTCCTTCAGACCCGGCATCGCCTCGACACCTGAACAAACATCGACGGCATACGGCCGCACCGCCCGGACGGCCGCGGCCACGTTCCCCGGGTTGAGGCCGCCCGCCAGGATTACAGGGACGCTGGAGGAGACCACGCAACGCCGGGCATAATCGGGGTCAAACGCCCGCCCTCTGCCGTGGCTTGCATCGATGATCACAGCGTCGCAGTCGTCCCGCAGAGGGTCGCCGGGAGCAAGCATCCTGATGACCCGGAGACCCGCACGGGAGGGCACCTCCAGGTCAGCCGGCACCTGGACCGCGTCCGGCCGTAAAGAGAGGATGGCCGGGAGGTCTTCCGGTCTTCCGATCGATGAAACGGCGACGGTGGTCACAGACGGCGGGACCGCCGCAAATATCTCGCGAGCCTCTTCCGGTCTCACAGACCTGGGGGAGGGGCTTGCAAGCACCACGCCGATCGCGTCGGCCCCGGCCTCAACGGCGAGGAGTGCGTCGCGAACGTTCGTCATCCCGCAGATCTTTACGCGAATACAAACCCCTCCAGCCGTTTCTGGCGATCTTTTGCCGACATCAGTGCCGAACCGATCAGGAAGGCGTCACAGTGCCGCGATAGACGCCTGACATCGTAGGGCCAGGCGATCCCGCTCTCAGAGACCACGATCCTCCCGGCATCCCGGGCCACCCCCGCCAGGCGGACGGTCGTCGAGAGATCGATCGTCATCGTCTCCAGGTTGCGGTTGTTGATCCCGATCAGGTTTGCACCTGTCGCAAGAGCACGCTCCATCTCGTCCCGGTTGTGAACCTCAACAAGCGGCTCAAGCCCGATCTCAAACGCCGCCTCGACGAACGCAGAGAGCTGATCGCCGAGCAGACGGGCTATCAGGAGGACAGCGTCGGCGCCGAACGCCCGGGTCTCGGCGACCTGGCGTTCGTCGATGATGAAGTCCTTGCGAAGGATGGGGAGGGAGACCGCCCCACGCACCCGGGCAAGGTTCTCGATACTCCCCCCGAAGTAGTTGGGTTCGGTGAGTACCGAGAGCGCTACAGCTCCGGCATCGGCAAACTCCCGGGCGATCGCCGCCGGTGTGGCGCCGTCATGGATCCTGCCGCGGGAGGGGGAGGCGTACTTCACCTCGGCGATGATCGCGTGCCGCTCCCGGCAGGAAAGAATGGCCGCTTCAAGGCTCCGGTGAGGCATTCCTCCGGTCTCGGCGGCCTTCGTCTGGTCAAGACCCGCCAGCCGCTCACCTGCCGCACGGACGATCTCATCGAGTATCATGCCCCACCTCCGCTCACCCTGGCAAGCCTGTGGAGCCGGTCAAGCGCCGCCCCTGAGTCGATCGACGCCTCCGCGCACTCGATGCCTCCGGCAAGGTCATCGGCTTTCCCGCCGATGTAGATCGCCGCCCCGGCGTTGAGGAGGACGATATCCCGTGCCGGGCCGTCTTCACCGGCGAGGACCGATAGGAGGATCCTGGCGTTCTCCTCCGGGCTGCCACCCCTGATGACGGCAGGCGGCGAGCGCGGGATACCGAACTCTGTGCAGTCAAGCGTATACGAGACCACCTCCCCGTCATGGAGTTCCGCAACCGTCGTCTCCCCGGTCGTGGTGATCTCATCGAGCCCTGCACCGTGGACCACCATTGCCCGCCGGACGCCGAGATCGCCGAGAACCCGGGCAAGCGGGACGACAAGATGGGGGTTGTAGACCCCCAGGAGCTGACCTGCCGCCCCCGCCGGGTTGGTGAGCGGCCCAAGGAGGTTGAATACCGTCCTGATCCCGATCTCCTGGCGGGCCGCCCTGGCATACTGCATCGCCGGGTGGTAGGCGGGGGCGAAGAGGAAGGCGATCCCGGCAGCAGAGAGGACGGCCGCCACCCGGTCGGGCGGGATCGCTACGGCGACGCCGAGCGCCTCGAGAACGTCGGCCGAACCGCATCTGCTCGACACCCCCCGGTTCCCGTGCTTCACGATGGGAACGCCCGCCCCTGCCGCCACAAAAGCGGCCGTGGTGCTTATGTTAAACGTCCCCGCGCCGTCACCCCCCGTCCCGCAGGTATCCACCCGCATCCCTGCGTCGGGGAGAGGGACAGGGACAGCCGACGCCCGCATCACCCGGGCAAATGCTGCGATCTCAGCAACGGTCTCCCCCTTCATCCTTAGCGCTGTCAGGAAACCTCCGATCTGGGCAGGAGTCGCGGCGCCGCGCATGATCTCCTCCATCACTCCTTCCGCCTCGACAGCGGTGAGGTCGCTGCCCGAGGATACACGGGCGATCGCCTCGCGGATCATGCTGCACCGCCTCTGCCGGAGAGGAAGTTTGCAATCAGCCTGTCCCCATCGGGGGTGAGGATACTCTCCGGGTGGAACTGCACCCCCTCGATCGGGAACTCACGGTGCCGGACACCCATGATCGCCCCATCGTCGTCGCTTCTTGCCGTCACTTCGAGGCAGTCGGGGACGGTCTCGGGGTCGATCAGGAGCGAGTGGTAACGGGTAGCGATGATCGGGTCGGGCACCCCTTCGTAGATCCCGGCACCGTCGTGGTGGATGACCGACCGCTTTCCATGCATCAACCGCTCTGCCCGGACCACATTTGCGCCGAATGCAAGCCCGATCGCCTGGTGGCCGAGACAGACCCCGAGCGTTGGGACAATCCTGCTGATAGTCTCGATGACCTCACGGTAGAGGGTACACTCGCCCGGGTGCCCCGGCCCTGGCGAGAGGACGACGCGATCGAATCTCAGCGACCTGATCAGCGCAAACGGGGTGTCGCTCTTCACCACGACCGGTTCGGCCCCGAGCACCCCGATCTGCTGGCAGAGGTTGAAGGTGAAACTGTCGTAGGCATCGATCACAAGCACCCGCATCAGTCCACCTCCTCCTCTCTGCCGAGCGCCGCAAGCATCGCCCTGGCCTTGCTACCGGTCTCGGCAAACTCGCGACCGGGTTCGGAATCAGCCACGATCCCGGCACCAACCTGGACGGAAGCGATCCCGTCCTGCACGATGACCGTCCGGATGGTTATCGCGAGATCCATCGTGCCGGAGAACGCGATATACCCGAGAGCACCTGCGTAGATCCCGCGCCGGAACCCTTCCACCTCACCTATGATCTGCATCGCCCTGACCTTCGGGGCGCCCGAGACGGTTCCCGCCGGGAAACATGACCGGAGCGCGTCGAACCGGTCGTAGCCCTCCCGGAGCCTCCCAGAGACGGTCGAGACGATGTGCTGAACGTGCGAGAACCGTTCGATACCCATGAAATCGGTCACCGAGACGCTCCCATAGGCCGAGACCGCCCCGATATCGTTCCTCGCCAGGTCGACGAGCATGACATGCTCTGCACGTTCCTTCTCGTCCGCCAGGAGTTCAGCCGCGAGCTGGTCGTCCTCCGCCTCTGTCCGTCCCCGGGGCCGGGTGCCGGCGATGGGGACGGTCGTCACACGGCCGTCCTCCACCCGCAGCAGCATCTCGGGACTGCTCCCGGCAACCACCAGGTCGCCGAAGTCCAGGAAGTAGGTGTAGGGAGCGGGATTCTTCTCCCGGAGTCTCCGGTAGACCCCGAACGGTTCGCCCTCGAACCGGCAGGCAAGCCGCCTGGAGAGAACGGCCTGGAATATGTCGCCTGCCGCGATATGCTCCTTGATCCTTAAAACAGCGTTTGAGAACTCTTCCCGGGTGCAGGACGACGTCACGGCACCGGCACTGAACGCCTCGACGGGAGAGGATGGGGGAAGGTGGCAGAGCCCTGTGATCCGGTTCTTTATAGCCGTCAGGGCGCGGAGGTACTCCTCCTCCAGGTCGGATTCATCGGTGAGGAGGAGGTTCTCGATCACCGCAAGTCGACCCCGCCGGTGGTCGAGCGCGAGGCAGTCCTGCGCCAGCATGAACCGGGCGACCGGGTCTGTGGTCTCCTCCACACAGCGGACGGGGTGTATAGACGATACCAGGTCGTAGGAGAAGTAGCCGGTAAGCCCGCCGGAGAACCGCGGTAACGTGGACGGCACGACCCGGAACCGTTCCATGAACTGGCGGACGGCATCGACCGGGTCTTCGGCCTCGATTCCGGCGGCAACCTCGCGGATACAGGGATCGCCGGAGACCGTCAGCGCCCCGTCCGGGGCGACGGCGATCATCGCGGTTGGAGCGGTGCAGATAAAAGAGTAGCGAGCGATCTTCTCGCTCCCCTCGATCGACTCCAGCAGGAACCCGGGGCCGTCCCGGAGGGACGCATAGATATCTGCCGGAGAAGAGGGAGGGAGTGGAACCTCAAGAAATACCGGGACTACGAGAGGCCGGTCGGTCGCGGCCTCCATGAATCCCTGGATTGGGGTCAGCTCTCTTCGAGCGCAGTCCAGTCCACCGGCATCACCCCCTCACCGGCAGCCTGGAGAGAGACTCTTTGACCAACTCGAGGGGGTATTCGTAGTCGGGAAGCTTTCCCGCAAGGTAGGCCTCGTAAGAGGAGAAATCGAAATTACCGTGCCCGGAGTTGTTAAAGAGTATAACCTTCTCTTCACCAGTCTTACGGCAGAGGAGCGCCTGGTCGATCGCGGCCTTAACCGCGTGGGCGGCCTCGGGCGCGACAATGATGCCCTCCGTCCGGGCGAAGGTCAAGGCTGCCTCAAAGACCTCGTTCTGATGGTAGGCGACCGGCCTGACCACCCCGTCGTGGACGAGCCTCGATACCAGGGGAGATGCCCCGTGATAGCGGAGCCCTCCAGCGTGGATCGCCGGCGGGATGAAGTCGTGCCCGAGAGTGAACATCCGCAGGAGCGGTGTCAGCCCTGCGACATCCCCGAAGTCGTAGGTGTATAACCCCTTTGTCAGGGTCGGGCAGGCGGCGGGCTCAACCGCAATGAGTTCGGTATCCGGGTGCTTTCCGGTCAACTTCGCGCCCGCAAACGGGAAGGTGAGCCCCGCATAGTTGCTCCCCCCGCCGACACAGCCGATCACCACATCCGGGTAATCGTCTGCAATCGCAACCTGCTCTTCTGCCTCCTGGCCGATGACCGTCTGGTGGAGACAGACATGATTGAGGACGGAACCAAGCGAGTAGTTGGTGTTATCGTGGTTCGCGGCGTCCTCAACCGCCTCGGATATGGCGATACCGAGGGAGCCCGGTGTCTCCGGGTCGTGGGCAAGCACCGCTCTGCCGGCCTGCGTCCTATCAGAGGGACTCGGGATGCACTCGGCACCGTAGACCTGCATCATGCTCTTGCGATAGGGTTTCTGGTCGTAGGAGGCCCGGACCATGTAGACGGTGCAATCCATATCGAAGAGGCTCGTTGCGAACGCAAGTGCAGAACCCCACTGCCCCGCCCCGGTCTCGGTTGCAAGCCGCTCGATCCCCTCCTCCCGGTTGTAATAGGCCTGGGCTATGGCGGTATTGGGCTTGTGCGAGCCCGGCGGGCTCACACCCTCCCACTTGTAGTAGATCTTCGCCGGCGTCTTCAAGGCCGCCTCAAGCCTTCTTGCACGGTAGAGGGGGCTTGGCCTCCAGAGGGTGAGGATATCCCGGACCTCGCCAGGGATATCGATGTAGCGCTCCGTGCTCATCTCCTGCCGGATCAGCTCCATGGGAAAGATGTGACGGAGGTCATCCGGCGTCGCCGGTTTTCCCGTCACCGGGTGAAGGGGCGGATCCATTGGTGTCGGGAGATCCGCCTGGATGTTGTACCACCGCTTTGGCATCTCCCCCTCGTCAAGGAGGATCTTGGTCTGCATAGATCAACGTGTTCTTTGCACACATATATACATTATTATCCACTGTTGATCTGTGATGATCTGATTATCCTGAAAACCAGTCAGAAGACAGAGGAATGGCCTATACCCATTCCACCACCGGGCAACGATCTGCCTTCTTCACCCACAACACGATGGTCCTCCCCTCAGCATCGTTAGCGCAGCGATCGAACACGGCCTGAACGGGACAGACCACCCCGCTAGAGTCATCCTCGCTAGGTGCGTGGGCTACGGCACCGATCCAGGCGCTCTGCCTTCTTTCACCGGTCACAATGGCCACGAAGGGGTGCGCCACGGGCGATCGACGATCCCCTCAAACCTTTCCGTGACGATATCAATCGGGAAAAAGAGCGGTGTATAGGCCTGGGCACTCACTCGTAGCGCAACGCCTCGATCGGGTTTAAGTGCGCCGCCTTCCAGGCCGGATAGAGGCCGGAGGCCACACTTGTGAAGACCCCGAACGCCATCCCGAAGAAGATGTAGACGAGGCTTTTTGGATGGAAGAGGTAATCGGGGTTTCCGACAAAGACCGCAGTCGTCACATACCCCGCGCAGAAACTGAGCACCCCGCCTATGACGGCACCCACAAACCCCAGGATGAGCGCCTCGTAGATGAACATCCGCATCACCTCCTTCCGCCGGGTGCCGATGCTTCGCAGGATGCCGATCTCCTTCGTCCGCTCGGTGACCGACATCAGCATCACGTTGAGGATCGAGACACCGGCTACGACGAGCGATACCGCGCCGATCCCGGCTAAAAAGACGGTGATGGCATCTGTAGCCGCAAAGATGCTCTCCAGGATCCCCCGCGTATCCATGACGTTGACGACATCCTCACGACGGTTCATCTTCTGCTCGATTGCCTCTTTGACCGCGTCCAGGTCGTTAATATCCCGGACCTTCACGATCACCTGGTCGTAATCTTCCTCATCATAGTGGTTCGAGTACCAGGAGTAGGGCACGATGATGGAGTAGTCCGGGTTGATATCAAACCCGAGCCCCCGCTCCTTGAGCACCCCAACGACACGGAGGGTATCGCCGCCGATCCTGGCCCTGGCGCCGAGTTTCAGACCGTTCTCCCGGCTGTTTGCGGCAACCTGGCTTCCTATCATGCATCCACCGCCTGTATCACGGGGGTAATTCCCCGATTCTTTCTCGAGGAGGAGGGGGATATCCTCGGCGGGGATGGCATAGATCATCACCACACTCTCTTTTTCACCCACAGTGACCTTATCGGCGGTGGTCGAGAAGGGTATGACCACGTTGGACCCGACCGCCCTGGTTATATCGCTCACCTGCCGATCGGTGAGTTTTCCGCCGCCAACGCCTGCCGCCGGCGAGACGATCAGGGTGTCGCCGACATCGGTGACCATCTCGCTGAACATCAGACCGATGCTGTTGCCCATGATCCCCAGGGTGGCGATAGCGATGACGCCGATAACGATCCCGATTACCGCAAGCGACGACCTGAGCCAGTGACGCCTGATGTTCCGAACGGCGAGATCAAAGAAGGTCATGCCACCACCTTCCCGTCCTCGAGGTGGATCGTCCGGTCGGCATACTCGGTCATCCGGATGTCATGGGTGACCATGACGACGGTCTTACCCTCCTCGCGGTTCATCCGGGAGAGTAGATCCATGATCGCGGTTCCTGTCTTCGAGTCAAGGTTCCCGGTCGGTTCGTCGCAGAGGAGAAAGTCAGGGTCGTTGACGAGAGCACGGGCGATCGCCGCGCGCTGCTGCTGCCCTCCAGAGAGTTCACCCGGTTTGTGGCTGAAGTGGGTCGCTGCGATCCCGACCGCCGTCAGAACCTCTTCTGCCCGTTTCCTGGCACCGTTCTGCCGTCCTTTCAGGATGAGCGGGTACTCGACGTTTTCCACGACCGAAAGAAGCGGGATCAGGTTGAACTGCTGGAAGACGAACCCGATATGGTCACGCCGCAGCAACGTCAGGTCGTCGTCGTCCATCCTGCTGATCTTTCTCCCGGCGATGGTGACCTCGCCCGAGGTCGGGACGTCGAGCGAACCCATGATGTTCAGGAGGGTCGACTTCCCCGACCCCGAGGGGCCCATGATGAGGACGAACTCACCCTCCTCAATGGCGATATCGACACCGTCAAGCGCCACCACGTCGCCCGCCGGGAGGGGATAAACCTTGGTGACGTTCTCGAAACTTATGACCGGCATCGTCGTTACGTCCGCTTCCAGGAGTGGTAGATTGCCCCCGCGACGCCGAGCGCGATCAGGAGGACGACCACAGCCCCGAGGACAGGGAACCCGCCGCTCTCCTGCTCCTTAACCGGTGCCACCGTGCCGCCGCCAAGCCCGACCGTTCTCGTGCTGGTGTAGAGGTTTCCATCGTCGTCCCGGTACTCGACGACCAGCGGGACATCCTCCACAGCAGCATCGACCCGAAGCGTCACCTCAAACGATGATATATCGTCGGGATCGAGTGTCCCGACAACGTAGACACGGAACGGGTCGATCGGGATCGCAGGCGAGGCCGGGGCGATCATCACCGACCGTGCCGACTCGAGGCCGGCGTTCATGACATCGCCCACGATCCGGTAACCGCCGCTGATAGGCGTGACCTCGACGTTGGTGATGACCGGGTTGGCCCGTTTCTTGTCCTCGCCAAACGTGACCGGCAGCACCAGGTCAGTTGTGTGGGTGTTTATCCCGTTGCGCCAGACCACCCGGAACGTGACGTCCGTCTCCGTCTCCGGCGTCAGGTTGAAGGTGACGGTTCCTGAAGCGTCAGGCTCCAGCCCGCCGACAAAACCACTGGTGGGGGTGACGGAAAAACCCGTCCCCTCCGGAACCACCTGGACACCGGAGACAGCGTTCGGCCGGGGGTTGCCGACCATGAGAGTGATCCCGGCTGTCCGGCCTTCGGAAAAGGCATCCGGCTTTTTAACCATGGAGATGCTGAGCGGGGTGTCCTCGACCTGGATCAGGACAGGGTTGCGTAAACTGCCACCGTCGCGGAAGTCAAGGACGAAAGTGGGATAAAACGTCCCTTCCCCGGCGTCAGCCCGGACGGTGAAGGTGAACGACCTGGTGTTCCCTCCACCGATCTCCCCGACCGCCAGGTAGGGGTCGGTTGTTGGCACAACTCCTTTGCCGTAGAGCCTGGCACTCTGGATCGCGACCGGGTCGGCACCGTTGTTCTGGACAACGATCGTGAGCGTCCCGGTATCCCCACTCATCATGACCGGCGGATCGAGGGAGGAGGAGACGACGGCGATATCCGCAGTGGCGGCCGCGACAGGTGAAGCCAGTGCCAGTGCGACAGAGAGTGCCAGTATGAAAATGTAGAGATCTTTCATCTTACAGCCATCCAGCAAGGGTTATTACCGTATAGAGGATGTAGACGCCCACGGGTATCCCGACGGTGAGGGCCGCATCCCTTGTCGACAGGTTCCTCGCGTATTTCATGCCGAAGATCCAGATGTTTGCACTCCAGATCACGAAGAGGATACTCACGATACCTGCAACCTGCGCCAGTGGGTCGGTTGTAAGAACGGTCACCAGGTTCTCGGAGAATGCCGCAATCTCTTCAGCACTGCTCATGACCGGGACAGTCAGACCTGAGAGGAGGAGGTATGAAAAGATCGACCCGATTATGCCACCAAAGACCTGAGGGAGGAGTCCATAACCCGTGACCTCCAGCGTCCGATTGAGTGAACCCTGACCCTTGAAGGCCATGGAGATGATATGAAAGATAAAACCATATATGATCCAGGCCAGGAATCCGCCTATGAAGGCAATGGCGACGAAGAACGCCACCATGAGCCATCCGAGCCCTTTCGTCTCGGCGGGCAGCATGGCAACGGTTATATCAGCCATCATTAAGGCCGAGACCGCACCGATAAGCCCGCAGACAAGCGCTATAAGCGCCGGCACCTTAAGGCTCGGGTCTTTCTGCATGCGGGACTCAAAGAACCGCCCGGGATTGAGCAGCACCTGAAGAAAACCTGTTTCCATTTCACCACACCTTTATAATTCTGCCCTAACTAAGGCGATAAACCTTTGCCGGGCGACAGGAATCTCGACCCCTCTATCTCCGGTTTCAACGGCGAGGCCAAACTTTTTGTGGTTCTTTCGGGGAGACCCGCTGCCAGACGCCATCGGTTCACGCGCTGTCTGCATATGACGTTGTGTTAGAAAAATATAACTTTTGCCCTCACCGTTGCTACAGGTGACCGAGTTCCTTCAAACTCGCATACCCGTTCTTTGTGACGATGATGTGGTCGAGCACCCGGATACCCAGGATTGACCCGGCCTCGGCAAGCTGCCGCGTGATACCGAGATCCTGCGTGGAGGGCTCGAGGCTGCCTGAAGGATGGTTGTGGACCAGGATGACGGAAGCCGCACGGTCGGTGATAGCATCAACAAATACCTCCCGGGGGTGGACCAGACTCTGGTTCAGGATCCCGATCGTGACGACCCGGCGTTCGATCACCTCACCGGCGCCGTTGAGGGTGATGCAGATGAAGTACTCCTGCTTCTTGCCCCGCCACTCCGCAACAAGCGGGAGGATATCCTCAGGAGATAGGACACGCTGCCCCGCAACCCCATCGCCCGCAAGATAGCGACGCCCGAGCTCAAAACAGGCCATAATCTCACAGGCCTTCGCCGAACCTATACCCTCTATCTCCAGCAGATCGCTATAGGACGGGGTGCCGCCGGCATCCTTCAGATAATTCCTGACATCGTTTGCAACCTGCCAGACATCCCGCTCCTTTGTGCCGCGCCCGAGGAGGAGGGCAATCAGCTCAGCGTCGTTGAGCGCTTGCGGGCCCCGACTGGCCAGTTTCTCTCGCGGGCGGTCGTGGTTTGGGGTATCACGCATCCTCTTTCTCATGCTTACACTGCCGGATCGGGGTTCTTCTGTAACCTGATCTGGATGAAGGAGCATGTATATGTTGCCAAATGATGCGGTGGACGGCTCATCTCCGATCCCAGCTGCGGGGGGATCTCGCCGTCCCGGATCTGGGGAGCAAACGGGTTCTACCGAAATCCTTTTCAAGCGGTGTTCGATAATCCATCAGCAGGATGGAACTTCCCTGGAAGAGTGTCGAGGCCTGGTGCAGGAAGGGGCGCGCATACACTAGGGAGGGGCAGTACAACCGGGCGGTCGAGTGCTACGATAAAGCGATCCGCCAGGACAGTGATAGGGCCGTCCTCTGGTACTACAAGGGAGTTGCCCTGGCTGCAGCCGGGCGAGACCGGGAAGCGGCAGAGTGTTTCGACCAGGCCATCAGAATCGACCCGACCTGCGCCAGGTTCTGGCAGGCCAGGGGACGGGCGATGTACGACCTCGGGGAGTACGGCGAAGCGGCAGGTTCTTCCGAACAGGCGGTGAAACTCGCACCTGACTGCACCGACGCCTGGCTCATCCGCGGCCATGCCCTGCGAAGGATCGGCCGGACACTCGAGGCGATCGAGTGCTACGACCGGGTTGTAAAGATCGAACCCGACCGTGTTGAGGCCTGGCTTGCCCGTGGAACCGCGCTTGCTTCCGAACGCCGCTACGATGCGGCGCTTGACTGCTATGATCGCGTCCTCACGCTCGATCCAGGTAACGTAAACGCATGGTATGCAAAAGGGACGATCCAGATCCTCCTCTTCCGCTACGAAGACGCGATCATCTCATTCGACCGGGCCGTTTCCGCCAGCCCTGGGCACGCGGACGCCTGGTATGCTCGGGGCTGCACGTTTGCAGCCCTCCATCGCTACGAAGGGGCAATCGCCTCCTTTGATCGCGCACTCAGCATCCGGCCCGATGATGAGGAGGCATGGTATA from Methanoculleus receptaculi includes:
- the trpB gene encoding tryptophan synthase subunit beta, translated to MKAGRYGIYGGQYVPETLMSALIELEETYTRVRDDPDFSSRLSWYLHEYAGRETPLTFCENLSRDLGCRVYLKREDLLHGGAHKLNNTLGQGLMAKYMGKRRLIAETGAGQHGVATAIAGAVLGLPVEVYMGEVDTRRQALNVFRMELLGARVIPVTSGTRTLKDAINAAMRDWVANLRDTHYLLGSCVGPHPFPRIVRDFQSVIGEETRRQILEREGSLPDMIVACVGGGSNAIGIFYPFVGDADVALVGVEAGGEGPESCRHGASLSRGSVGVFQGSLSYLLQDDDGQTLETHSIAAGLDHPAVGPEHAMLKDSGRIRYEMATDTEALQALSCLSRTEGIIPALESAHAVAFALRAADELDRDGILVINLSGRGDKDVVEVAKHHGGLE
- a CDS encoding phosphoribosylanthranilate isomerase; the encoded protein is MTNVRDALLAVEAGADAIGVVLASPSPRSVRPEEAREIFAAVPPSVTTVAVSSIGRPEDLPAILSLRPDAVQVPADLEVPSRAGLRVIRMLAPGDPLRDDCDAVIIDASHGRGRAFDPDYARRCVVSSSVPVILAGGLNPGNVAAAVRAVRPYAVDVCSGVEAMPGLKDGRLVRAFVKVCRMMDP
- a CDS encoding TrpB-like pyridoxal phosphate-dependent enzyme, encoding MQTKILLDEGEMPKRWYNIQADLPTPMDPPLHPVTGKPATPDDLRHIFPMELIRQEMSTERYIDIPGEVRDILTLWRPSPLYRARRLEAALKTPAKIYYKWEGVSPPGSHKPNTAIAQAYYNREEGIERLATETGAGQWGSALAFATSLFDMDCTVYMVRASYDQKPYRKSMMQVYGAECIPSPSDRTQAGRAVLAHDPETPGSLGIAISEAVEDAANHDNTNYSLGSVLNHVCLHQTVIGQEAEEQVAIADDYPDVVIGCVGGGSNYAGLTFPFAGAKLTGKHPDTELIAVEPAACPTLTKGLYTYDFGDVAGLTPLLRMFTLGHDFIPPAIHAGGLRYHGASPLVSRLVHDGVVRPVAYHQNEVFEAALTFARTEGIIVAPEAAHAVKAAIDQALLCRKTGEEKVILFNNSGHGNFDFSSYEAYLAGKLPDYEYPLELVKESLSRLPVRG
- a CDS encoding anthranilate synthase component II; translated protein: MRVLVIDAYDSFTFNLCQQIGVLGAEPVVVKSDTPFALIRSLRFDRVVLSPGPGHPGECTLYREVIETISRIVPTLGVCLGHQAIGLAFGANVVRAERLMHGKRSVIHHDGAGIYEGVPDPIIATRYHSLLIDPETVPDCLEVTARSDDDGAIMGVRHREFPIEGVQFHPESILTPDGDRLIANFLSGRGGAA
- a CDS encoding anthranilate synthase component I family protein, with amino-acid sequence MEAATDRPLVVPVFLEVPLPPSSPADIYASLRDGPGFLLESIEGSEKIARYSFICTAPTAMIAVAPDGALTVSGDPCIREVAAGIEAEDPVDAVRQFMERFRVVPSTLPRFSGGLTGYFSYDLVSSIHPVRCVEETTDPVARFMLAQDCLALDHRRGRLAVIENLLLTDESDLEEEYLRALTAIKNRITGLCHLPPSSPVEAFSAGAVTSSCTREEFSNAVLRIKEHIAAGDIFQAVLSRRLACRFEGEPFGVYRRLREKNPAPYTYFLDFGDLVVAGSSPEMLLRVEDGRVTTVPIAGTRPRGRTEAEDDQLAAELLADEKERAEHVMLVDLARNDIGAVSAYGSVSVTDFMGIERFSHVQHIVSTVSGRLREGYDRFDALRSCFPAGTVSGAPKVRAMQIIGEVEGFRRGIYAGALGYIAFSGTMDLAITIRTVIVQDGIASVQVGAGIVADSEPGREFAETGSKARAMLAALGREEEVD
- a CDS encoding indole-3-glycerol phosphate synthase TrpC; protein product: MILDEIVRAAGERLAGLDQTKAAETGGMPHRSLEAAILSCRERHAIIAEVKYASPSRGRIHDGATPAAIAREFADAGAVALSVLTEPNYFGGSIENLARVRGAVSLPILRKDFIIDERQVAETRAFGADAVLLIARLLGDQLSAFVEAAFEIGLEPLVEVHNRDEMERALATGANLIGINNRNLETMTIDLSTTVRLAGVARDAGRIVVSESGIAWPYDVRRLSRHCDAFLIGSALMSAKDRQKRLEGFVFA
- the trpD gene encoding anthranilate phosphoribosyltransferase produces the protein MIREAIARVSSGSDLTAVEAEGVMEEIMRGAATPAQIGGFLTALRMKGETVAEIAAFARVMRASAVPVPLPDAGMRVDTCGTGGDGAGTFNISTTAAFVAAGAGVPIVKHGNRGVSSRCGSADVLEALGVAVAIPPDRVAAVLSAAGIAFLFAPAYHPAMQYARAARQEIGIRTVFNLLGPLTNPAGAAGQLLGVYNPHLVVPLARVLGDLGVRRAMVVHGAGLDEITTTGETTVAELHDGEVVSYTLDCTEFGIPRSPPAVIRGGSPEENARILLSVLAGEDGPARDIVLLNAGAAIYIGGKADDLAGGIECAEASIDSGAALDRLHRLARVSGGGA